In one Candidatus Saganbacteria bacterium genomic region, the following are encoded:
- a CDS encoding AI-2E family transporter — MADEKVVIDPYRRTVALVLAVTILGLAFLIIRPFIIAILSAAALSYIFYPMYKFLLSSLFPKILRQRTICSIITCFVIIVLVLIPTIILSTVLAYETREGYKYFRHLLETPGVSISALPINFVDLIGGKDQLNNLIGDFAGQVFEWAQKILKGVPNIVLSIFITIFSTYYFLKHGKDIYEFFKGIFPLPEKRYKQIISRFDDLSRGMIMGQIFVGSIQGFLTWAVLYYLHFPNPVLWGFITSLICIIPLLGAAMVWLPIDIYLFINGYLTGNYTDAIILLVCGTFVISLIDNFLKPKIVGDHAKIHPLVILFGILGGIQLFGIPGILIGPLILTLFDVVIEIYRETL; from the coding sequence ATGGCAGATGAAAAAGTTGTTATCGATCCTTATAGGAGAACAGTTGCTTTAGTCCTAGCTGTTACGATCCTGGGCCTTGCTTTTCTCATAATACGTCCATTTATTATAGCAATACTTTCCGCTGCGGCGCTTTCATACATATTTTATCCGATGTACAAATTCTTGCTTTCAAGCCTTTTTCCTAAAATATTAAGGCAAAGGACTATATGCTCTATAATTACTTGTTTTGTGATAATTGTCCTGGTCTTGATACCGACAATAATATTGTCGACCGTTTTGGCATATGAAACGCGTGAAGGATACAAATATTTCCGCCACCTGCTTGAAACGCCCGGAGTTTCAATAAGCGCACTGCCTATCAATTTTGTCGACCTTATCGGCGGGAAGGACCAGCTCAATAATCTGATAGGTGATTTCGCCGGCCAAGTGTTCGAATGGGCCCAAAAGATATTAAAAGGCGTCCCGAACATTGTTTTAAGTATTTTTATCACGATATTTTCGACATATTATTTCTTGAAACACGGCAAGGATATTTATGAATTTTTTAAGGGAATTTTCCCTCTTCCCGAAAAGCGCTATAAGCAGATCATTTCCCGGTTCGACGACCTAAGCCGCGGAATGATAATGGGGCAGATATTCGTCGGATCGATCCAGGGGTTCTTGACCTGGGCGGTACTTTATTATTTGCATTTTCCAAATCCGGTCCTATGGGGATTTATCACCTCGCTGATCTGCATTATTCCGCTGCTTGGAGCCGCGATGGTTTGGCTTCCGATCGATATTTACCTGTTCATTAATGGATATCTTACAGGCAATTATACCGACGCAATAATTCTTCTTGTTTGCGGAACATTTGTCATAAGCCTTATTGATAATTTTTTGAAGCCGAAAATTGTCGGGGATCACGCAAAGATACATCCGCTTGTGATACTTTTTGGTATATTAGGCGGCATACAGCTTTTTGGAATACCGGGGATCCTGATAGGTCCGTTGATCTTGACCCTTTTTGATGTGGTAATTGAGATCTACAGGGAAACTTTATAG
- a CDS encoding HU family DNA-binding protein: MNKKQLAGKVANQVGITKSKAEQIIDSALNFITEELVAGRKVRLVGFGNFVVRTRAGRVGRNPQTGAKIQITSSKSPAFVPGFNLKKSVKRK, from the coding sequence ATGAACAAAAAACAATTGGCCGGAAAAGTCGCGAATCAAGTCGGTATCACTAAATCAAAAGCCGAACAGATCATTGATTCCGCTTTGAACTTTATAACTGAAGAATTAGTTGCGGGACGCAAAGTTAGATTGGTAGGATTTGGGAATTTTGTTGTAAGGACTAGGGCCGGACGCGTTGGCCGCAACCCGCAAACAGGAGCTAAGATCCAGATCACATCTTCTAAATCTCCAGCTTTTGTTCCGGGATTTAATTTAAAAAAGTCAGTAAAGCGCAAGTAA
- a CDS encoding AAA family ATPase, whose amino-acid sequence MAKPRKSEDVRTAEKTEEEVLKLLDVLPHRVKDYVKSLRELQDLVEIVLDLGKAPEARFVNQTVKYTPGDPISQEDIDFVTANVGQFTSDNRAGIERTLHRISAIRNRTGRVVGMTCRVGRSIYGTIDIIRDIIESGKNILFVGPPGIGKTTKLREAARVLADQFSKRVVVVDTSNEIAGDSDIPHPAIGRARRMQVPSPDMQHKVMIEAVENHMPEVIIVDEIGTEAEAAASRTIAERGVQLIATAHGKALENLLYNPTLSDLVGGIQTVILGDEEAKRRHTQKAILERKASPTFDILIEIRERDTFAVYHDVAAAVDAMLRGKVPKPEIRLRKTDGAIEIEKPEVEIPIPNEQEAKRILSEKEKGPVRIFPFGVNRQDLERSLRALELPAIAVKSLDDADMILTIKPKARPGTKIMQSAEDHNLPVHVLKKNVSSQINKFLKYHFQVGSGEEADEAALREAKEAVQMVKSSGKSIDINPQNSYIRRLQHQIVDGSGLQSESVGEDPRRRLRIYPEK is encoded by the coding sequence ATGGCTAAACCAAGAAAGTCCGAAGATGTAAGGACAGCAGAAAAAACCGAAGAAGAAGTTTTAAAGCTTCTTGATGTGCTTCCCCATAGAGTTAAGGATTATGTAAAAAGTTTGCGCGAACTTCAAGACCTTGTTGAGATCGTACTCGATCTCGGCAAAGCGCCCGAAGCTAGATTTGTAAATCAAACAGTAAAATACACGCCGGGCGATCCCATAAGCCAAGAAGATATCGACTTTGTCACCGCAAATGTCGGCCAATTCACATCGGATAATCGCGCAGGGATCGAAAGGACGCTCCACAGGATCTCGGCTATCAGAAATAGGACCGGGCGAGTTGTCGGCATGACATGCAGAGTAGGCCGGTCAATTTATGGAACGATCGATATTATACGCGATATTATTGAATCAGGAAAAAATATTCTCTTTGTCGGGCCTCCAGGCATTGGAAAAACTACAAAGCTTCGCGAAGCAGCGCGGGTTTTAGCCGACCAATTTTCAAAGCGAGTGGTAGTTGTTGATACAAGCAATGAAATTGCAGGGGACTCCGATATCCCGCACCCTGCAATCGGCCGCGCGCGCAGGATGCAGGTGCCGTCACCCGACATGCAGCACAAAGTCATGATCGAAGCTGTTGAAAACCATATGCCCGAAGTTATTATTGTTGATGAAATAGGCACAGAAGCCGAAGCAGCCGCATCAAGAACAATAGCCGAGAGAGGCGTCCAATTAATTGCGACAGCCCACGGAAAAGCTTTGGAAAACTTATTATATAATCCAACTTTATCCGATCTTGTCGGCGGGATCCAAACTGTAATTCTAGGTGATGAAGAAGCGAAGCGAAGACACACGCAAAAAGCCATCCTTGAGCGAAAAGCTTCTCCTACATTCGATATTCTTATAGAGATCAGGGAGAGGGATACTTTCGCGGTCTACCATGATGTTGCAGCGGCGGTTGACGCAATGCTTAGGGGCAAGGTGCCAAAACCCGAGATAAGGCTTAGGAAGACCGACGGCGCGATTGAAATTGAAAAACCAGAAGTTGAGATCCCGATCCCAAATGAGCAAGAAGCCAAGAGGATATTATCCGAAAAAGAAAAAGGGCCCGTGCGTATCTTTCCTTTCGGGGTCAACCGCCAGGACCTGGAGCGGAGCTTGAGGGCGCTTGAACTCCCTGCTATCGCAGTAAAATCGCTTGACGACGCTGACATGATCTTGACGATCAAGCCCAAAGCGCGGCCTGGGACCAAAATAATGCAATCTGCGGAAGACCATAACCTTCCTGTTCATGTGCTGAAAAAGAATGTTTCATCGCAAATAAATAAATTCCTGAAATATCATTTCCAGGTTGGAAGCGGCGAAGAAGCGGATGAAGCGGCGCTTAGGGAAGCTAAAGAAGCCGTGCAGATGGTCAAAAGTTCAGGCAAAAGCATTGATATCAATCCGCAAAATTCCTATATCAGGAGGCTTCAGCACCAAATTGTTGATGGATCCGGCCTTCAATCGGAGTCGGTAGGGGAAGATCCCAGGCGCAGGCTAAGAATATATCCCGAAAAATAG
- a CDS encoding 2-oxoacid:acceptor oxidoreductase family protein, which produces MSKNILEIRWHGRGGQGAKTAALLFGDAAMDSGMNIQAFPEYGPERMGAPVASFNRLSKKPITIHCSITNPDVVVVLDPTLIGRVNVTDGLAEGGKLIINTELSPADFKKTISAPGIMIYTVNASGISKEAIGRDMPNTPMLGALLKVSQIMDFDKTIAGIEIKLKKKFKGKPEIIDGNLKAIKRAYEEVVSE; this is translated from the coding sequence ATGAGTAAAAATATCTTAGAAATAAGATGGCACGGAAGGGGAGGCCAAGGAGCGAAGACTGCCGCCCTGCTTTTTGGCGACGCCGCAATGGATTCCGGCATGAATATCCAGGCTTTCCCCGAGTACGGCCCGGAGAGGATGGGAGCGCCTGTCGCATCATTTAACCGATTATCCAAAAAGCCTATCACGATACACTGTTCAATAACTAATCCCGATGTTGTTGTAGTATTGGACCCTACTTTGATCGGCCGCGTCAATGTTACCGATGGTTTGGCAGAAGGCGGCAAACTGATAATAAATACAGAATTATCCCCCGCGGATTTCAAAAAAACGATAAGCGCCCCAGGTATTATGATCTATACTGTCAATGCATCCGGTATTTCAAAAGAAGCGATCGGCCGCGATATGCCAAATACACCGATGCTTGGAGCTTTGCTTAAAGTTTCGCAGATCATGGATTTTGACAAAACGATCGCAGGCATTGAGATCAAATTAAAGAAAAAATTCAAAGGCAAGCCGGAAATAATCGATGGCAACTTAAAAGCCATCAAGCGCGCTTATGAGGAGGTCGTATCCGAGTGA
- a CDS encoding pyruvate ferredoxin oxidoreductase (catalyzes the formation of acetyl-CoA from pyruvate and coenzyme A) yields MASLKDLANRKEGLSGGHRACIGCGATIVARQIMLASPDPVVVVSATGCLEVTTTIFPYSAWNVPFLHNAFENAAATLSGVEAAYNAFMRKGKIAKKINFIAFGGDGGTYDIGFQSLSGAMERGHNLLYVCYNNEAYMNTGVQRSGATPRGANTTTEPVGKVRQGKVKFQKDLTAIIAAHNIPFVGQSIVGNWADLTRKAEKAFATPGAKFINVLQPCRLGWAYKPEETAALGRLAADTCVWPLYEVEKGILKVTFKPREKKSIMDYIKKQDRFRHLTRPENAGLVAEIQAEIDRRWELLISKDGKQLY; encoded by the coding sequence ATGGCAAGTTTGAAAGATCTAGCCAATAGGAAAGAAGGATTATCCGGCGGCCACAGGGCTTGTATCGGATGCGGCGCAACAATTGTTGCAAGGCAGATAATGCTTGCGTCCCCCGATCCAGTTGTTGTAGTTTCAGCTACGGGGTGCCTTGAGGTAACTACAACAATTTTTCCATACAGCGCGTGGAATGTCCCATTTCTCCATAACGCGTTCGAAAATGCCGCCGCAACTCTATCGGGTGTTGAAGCCGCTTACAATGCTTTTATGAGAAAAGGCAAGATCGCCAAAAAGATAAATTTTATCGCTTTCGGCGGAGACGGTGGAACTTATGATATAGGTTTCCAGTCCCTATCGGGCGCAATGGAGAGAGGCCACAATCTTCTTTATGTTTGCTACAACAACGAAGCATACATGAACACAGGCGTCCAGAGATCAGGTGCGACTCCTCGCGGAGCAAATACAACCACAGAACCCGTAGGAAAAGTCAGGCAAGGAAAAGTTAAATTCCAGAAAGATCTGACTGCGATCATCGCGGCGCACAATATTCCTTTTGTCGGGCAGTCAATCGTAGGTAATTGGGCCGACCTGACCCGAAAAGCCGAAAAGGCTTTTGCGACTCCCGGCGCCAAATTTATAAACGTCCTTCAGCCTTGCAGATTAGGATGGGCATATAAACCCGAAGAAACGGCTGCATTGGGAAGATTGGCCGCCGACACTTGTGTTTGGCCGTTATATGAAGTCGAAAAGGGAATATTAAAAGTGACATTCAAACCAAGAGAAAAGAAATCGATCATGGACTATATAAAGAAGCAGGACCGTTTCCGACATTTAACAAGGCCTGAAAATGCAGGGCTTGTAGCCGAGATCCAAGCGGAAATAGACCGTCGATGGGAGCTTTTGATTTCAAAAGACGGTAAACAGCTCTATTAA
- the porA gene encoding pyruvate ferredoxin oxidoreductase — translation MAVAAKTGNEAMAEAMRQINPDVVAAYPITPATEIVMIFAQFVADGLVDTEYVPVESEHSAMSACVGAASAGARVMTGTSSQGLAYMYEILPIAAALRLPIVMCEVNRAISGPINIHCDHSDTMAARDFGWIQMFSENAQEAYDNTLQAVRIAETVKLPTMATTDGFIISHCMERIETLEDDQVKDFIGEYKLTPSLLDIENPTTRGALDLQDYYFEHHVGVGEAMKGARSIIKSVAEDFNKKFGRKYDLIEGYKLEDAERVIVALGSTCGTLRAVIDELREKGAKVGLLKIRVFRPFPADEIAKALSNCRSVAVLDRVEPWSGVGSQTFVEVRSALFNLAKKPKLINYMYGLGGRDISLKELAGVYENLKKADSLQEVNYLGVGE, via the coding sequence ATGGCAGTAGCGGCAAAAACAGGCAATGAAGCGATGGCGGAGGCCATGCGCCAGATAAATCCGGATGTTGTTGCGGCGTATCCAATAACTCCGGCAACAGAAATTGTCATGATATTCGCGCAATTTGTAGCCGATGGATTGGTTGATACCGAATATGTTCCGGTCGAATCAGAACATTCGGCAATGTCCGCTTGCGTTGGCGCCGCGTCAGCAGGGGCGAGAGTCATGACCGGGACATCTTCGCAGGGGCTAGCATATATGTATGAAATATTGCCGATAGCCGCGGCTCTTAGGCTTCCAATTGTTATGTGTGAAGTCAATCGTGCTATTTCCGGTCCGATAAATATTCATTGCGACCATTCCGATACTATGGCTGCGAGGGATTTTGGGTGGATACAGATGTTCTCCGAGAACGCCCAAGAAGCTTATGATAATACGCTTCAAGCTGTTCGGATCGCAGAGACCGTAAAACTTCCAACAATGGCAACAACAGATGGGTTTATCATCAGCCATTGTATGGAAAGGATAGAAACACTGGAAGATGACCAAGTAAAAGATTTTATCGGCGAATACAAATTAACACCATCACTTTTAGATATCGAAAATCCGACAACACGAGGAGCTTTAGACCTTCAGGATTATTATTTCGAACACCATGTCGGCGTGGGCGAAGCGATGAAGGGCGCAAGATCCATTATTAAAAGTGTTGCCGAAGACTTCAATAAAAAATTTGGCAGAAAATATGATCTCATTGAAGGCTACAAATTAGAAGACGCCGAAAGGGTGATCGTAGCTCTTGGTTCCACTTGCGGAACACTTCGAGCGGTAATTGACGAACTTAGGGAAAAAGGCGCAAAAGTAGGTCTTTTAAAGATCAGAGTATTTAGGCCATTTCCTGCCGATGAAATTGCGAAGGCTCTTTCAAATTGCAGATCAGTTGCGGTTTTGGATAGAGTCGAGCCATGGTCGGGCGTTGGTTCCCAAACTTTTGTTGAAGTAAGGTCTGCATTGTTCAATCTGGCTAAAAAACCAAAGCTTATCAATTACATGTACGGCTTGGGCGGAAGGGATATTTCACTAAAAGAACTCGCGGGCGTTTATGAAAATCTAAAGAAGGCCGATAGCCTGCAAGAAGTAAATTATCTGGGAGTGGGGGAATAA
- the nadB gene encoding L-aspartate oxidase has translation MTNFKLQMTNVSDVLIIGGGIAGLRAALTASKFANVTVLTKGKIGETATEKAQGGIAAAIDKISDSTEFHFQDTIAAGAGLCDEKAVRILVNEGVERVRELIELGAEFDRAETEAGGYALALEGAHKRRRILHAGDQTGLEIEKTLAAQVMKGGKIKVFTQVLGIDIIINNGKCIGARALDLKTNKIEDFFANAVILTTGGFCQVYLHTTNPILATGDGVLMAYRSGAEVQDMEFVQFHPTSLVQFKEFEDIVALPQFLISEAVRGEGGLLLNNKSERFISELLPRDIVARAIFNEMKKTGSDHVFLQLSQIGADKIKKRFPGIYKTCLDRGLDITKDNIPVAPAAHYAMGGIKTDVDGKTNIDGLYAAGECSSLGVHGANRLASNSLLDGLVFGHRAAEASKAHLGGIIKLAALPEITVKEMIKPVELQRFKLIVKSNMWQEVGIERNEEGLNAAMVRFQNIEKHMAKDVHVKDEVEIKNLVQIALLVSTAAKDRKESRGAHFRSDHPETDDKECKKHLVYKVSL, from the coding sequence ATGACAAATTTCAAATTACAAATGACAAATGTTTCGGATGTTTTGATCATTGGCGGAGGGATTGCTGGCCTCCGAGCGGCTTTGACAGCGAGTAAATTCGCAAACGTTACCGTCCTAACCAAAGGCAAAATTGGTGAAACCGCAACCGAAAAGGCGCAAGGCGGGATAGCCGCTGCAATAGATAAGATATCCGATTCTACCGAATTCCACTTCCAAGATACGATCGCCGCGGGTGCCGGGCTTTGCGACGAAAAAGCAGTAAGGATACTCGTCAATGAAGGGGTCGAGCGTGTACGCGAATTAATAGAATTGGGCGCGGAGTTCGACCGCGCGGAAACCGAAGCCGGAGGATATGCTTTGGCCCTTGAAGGCGCGCACAAACGAAGACGAATTCTTCATGCAGGCGACCAAACAGGCCTTGAAATAGAAAAAACTCTCGCCGCCCAAGTTATGAAAGGCGGCAAGATAAAAGTATTCACTCAAGTCTTGGGAATAGATATTATCATTAATAATGGAAAATGCATTGGGGCTAGAGCCCTCGATCTAAAAACCAACAAGATAGAAGATTTCTTCGCAAACGCCGTGATCCTCACTACCGGAGGATTCTGCCAGGTATATCTTCACACTACAAACCCAATTCTAGCGACTGGCGATGGGGTTTTGATGGCTTATAGGTCCGGGGCTGAAGTCCAAGATATGGAATTTGTCCAATTCCATCCGACATCACTTGTGCAATTCAAAGAATTTGAAGATATTGTAGCCCTCCCCCAGTTTTTGATATCGGAAGCCGTGCGCGGAGAAGGCGGATTGCTTTTAAACAATAAAAGCGAAAGATTCATATCGGAACTTCTGCCGCGAGATATTGTTGCGAGAGCGATCTTTAACGAGATGAAAAAAACCGGAAGCGACCATGTATTTTTACAACTGTCGCAAATCGGCGCCGATAAGATAAAAAAGAGGTTCCCCGGAATATATAAAACATGCCTCGACCGAGGATTAGATATTACAAAAGATAATATCCCGGTCGCTCCCGCGGCGCATTACGCCATGGGCGGGATCAAAACCGATGTAGACGGCAAAACAAATATCGATGGGCTGTATGCCGCCGGGGAATGTTCATCACTTGGGGTACATGGCGCGAACAGGCTCGCAAGCAATTCGCTGTTGGACGGGTTGGTTTTTGGCCATCGCGCGGCTGAAGCATCCAAAGCCCATTTAGGCGGAATTATAAAACTTGCAGCTCTTCCCGAAATTACGGTAAAAGAAATGATAAAACCCGTTGAACTACAAAGATTTAAACTGATAGTCAAGAGCAATATGTGGCAGGAAGTTGGGATCGAAAGGAATGAAGAAGGATTAAATGCCGCAATGGTACGATTCCAAAACATCGAAAAACATATGGCGAAAGATGTTCATGTAAAAGATGAAGTGGAAATTAAAAATCTTGTCCAGATCGCACTCTTAGTGAGTACTGCCGCAAAAGACAGAAAAGAATCGCGCGGCGCCCACTTTAGATCGGACCATCCGGAAACGGACGATAAAGAATGTAAGAAACACCTGGTCTATAAAGTTTCCCTGTAG
- the trxA gene encoding thioredoxin encodes MAKEISDKDFKVEVEGQAGVVLVDFWAPWCGPCKMMAPIFDKMSQKYPAIKFLKVNTDENSEKASEYGVSGIPCIIVFKDGKEVNRIIGFKPEAAFEQEVKKYA; translated from the coding sequence ATGGCAAAAGAAATAAGTGATAAGGATTTTAAGGTTGAAGTTGAAGGGCAAGCAGGCGTTGTTCTTGTGGATTTTTGGGCTCCCTGGTGCGGACCTTGCAAAATGATGGCCCCGATATTCGATAAAATGTCGCAAAAATACCCGGCTATCAAATTTCTCAAGGTCAACACCGACGAAAACTCCGAAAAAGCGAGCGAATATGGAGTTAGCGGAATCCCCTGCATAATCGTATTTAAGGACGGAAAAGAAGTAAATCGGATAATCGGATTTAAACCCGAAGCCGCGTTCGAGCAAGAGGTCAAAAAATACGCTTAG
- a CDS encoding 4Fe-4S binding protein, with product MTAKPGWKQLKEGDILEAGTSQKFTTADWRSERPIFHKERCIDCKLCWVYCPDSSILLDENKKVCGIDLEHCKGCGICSFECPVKPEKAITMQNEHK from the coding sequence GTGACTGCAAAACCAGGTTGGAAACAATTAAAAGAGGGAGATATCCTGGAAGCCGGAACTTCGCAAAAGTTCACGACAGCCGATTGGAGATCCGAGCGGCCAATATTCCATAAAGAACGTTGTATCGATTGCAAGCTGTGCTGGGTGTATTGTCCCGATTCATCGATACTTCTGGACGAAAACAAAAAAGTATGCGGGATCGATCTTGAGCATTGCAAAGGATGCGGGATCTGTTCGTTCGAATGTCCTGTGAAGCCCGAAAAAGCTATCACAATGCAGAACGAACACAAGTAA
- the holA gene encoding DNA polymerase III subunit delta — protein sequence MIYLIYGEEQYLVRDFISRVIEKNKGAAIEKLDSPSLNSLVEIISIPSLFSPDRIIIAEDLALNEDSEKFASALQTMPPNLTLIIKKADGFDKRTKFYKTIEPICEIHEFKSIPEWEEGKLSEFVIGAFAKLNKKITRDNADILVENVGRNMALLNAEIEKISTYAGDKNTIEISDIEDVVTRSGWDSFAFVNLVVGRDYKNALKTIERLLSENEEPSNLLALASSQYRDMFKVKLLASNGASVNEIMGRMKKTSYYYINKLFMAVKHFRLEELEHGLERFYEADLKIKSGYSPRVVFPLLLSELMPNV from the coding sequence ATGATCTACTTAATCTACGGCGAAGAGCAATATCTGGTCCGGGATTTTATTTCCCGCGTAATAGAAAAAAATAAGGGCGCGGCTATCGAAAAGCTCGATTCGCCTTCACTCAATTCTTTGGTTGAAATCATATCTATACCATCCCTTTTTTCTCCTGATAGAATAATTATTGCCGAAGATCTAGCTCTCAATGAAGACAGTGAAAAATTCGCATCCGCATTGCAAACAATGCCGCCAAACCTTACTTTGATCATAAAAAAAGCCGACGGCTTCGATAAAAGGACAAAATTCTATAAAACGATCGAACCTATCTGCGAGATACATGAATTCAAATCCATCCCCGAATGGGAAGAGGGAAAATTGTCCGAATTCGTGATCGGAGCTTTCGCGAAGCTTAATAAAAAAATAACCCGCGATAACGCGGATATACTTGTCGAAAACGTTGGCCGCAATATGGCCCTCCTGAACGCTGAAATAGAAAAGATATCAACTTACGCAGGAGATAAAAATACCATAGAAATATCCGACATCGAAGATGTAGTGACCAGGTCGGGATGGGATTCTTTCGCGTTCGTAAACCTGGTTGTCGGCCGGGATTATAAGAATGCCCTGAAAACAATCGAGAGGCTTTTGTCCGAGAATGAAGAGCCGTCAAACCTGCTTGCCTTGGCTTCTTCCCAATACAGGGATATGTTCAAAGTGAAATTATTAGCAAGCAATGGAGCAAGCGTGAACGAAATAATGGGCAGGATGAAAAAAACATCATATTATTACATAAATAAGCTTTTTATGGCCGTAAAACATTTTAGGCTTGAAGAACTTGAGCACGGGCTTGAACGGTTTTATGAGGCCGACCTGAAGATCAAGAGCGGTTATAGCCCGCGAGTTGTTTTTCCTCTTTTATTATCGGAACTGATGCCAAATGTCTAA
- a CDS encoding polysaccharide deacetylase family protein has translation MKRILTVILLLSISSAAIAMGDLKGPREKKFPVLEYHLIGTYEARWARTAENFRKDLEWLYKNNYYPINLKDLLSPLIIPKGKTPVILTFDDSSSSQFRYLKNGKIDPNCAVGIIKAFHDKHKTEWPMRATFFILIETNNPDRNIFGQKEFATKKIKQLVSMGMEAASHTYSHDRLKNISSKEARYSLARSCDALSKLASQEIVSLALPMGLYPKDESVFSGQYQKLKYSLKLACEVAGGLQVYPSSKNFNPLHINRIQTISSEWKKFFNRPE, from the coding sequence ATGAAACGCATATTAACGGTAATTTTACTCTTATCAATATCGTCCGCCGCAATTGCCATGGGGGATTTAAAGGGGCCGCGTGAAAAAAAATTTCCCGTACTCGAATATCATCTAATTGGGACATACGAAGCCAGGTGGGCCAGGACCGCGGAAAATTTCAGGAAAGACCTTGAATGGCTCTATAAGAACAATTATTACCCGATCAATTTAAAAGATCTATTGTCCCCATTAATTATCCCGAAAGGAAAAACGCCCGTCATTTTGACCTTTGACGATTCGTCATCGAGCCAATTCAGGTATTTGAAAAATGGGAAGATCGATCCCAACTGCGCGGTAGGAATTATAAAAGCATTCCATGATAAGCACAAGACGGAATGGCCGATGCGTGCGACGTTTTTTATATTGATCGAAACGAACAATCCCGACAGGAATATTTTCGGCCAAAAAGAATTTGCGACAAAAAAAATCAAGCAATTGGTTTCCATGGGCATGGAAGCTGCATCTCATACGTATTCACACGATAGGTTGAAAAATATAAGCTCCAAAGAAGCCCGATACTCCCTTGCAAGATCATGTGATGCCCTAAGCAAATTAGCCAGCCAAGAAATCGTAAGCCTAGCGCTGCCAATGGGGCTTTATCCAAAGGATGAATCGGTCTTTTCGGGACAATACCAGAAACTGAAATACAGCCTTAAGCTCGCTTGCGAAGTGGCGGGCGGACTGCAAGTCTATCCTAGCTCCAAGAATTTCAATCCTTTGCATATTAATAGGATACAAACAATATCATCCGAATGGAAAAAATTCTTTAATCGACCCGAATAA